CGCGATCCTCGAAGGCGGGGTTTGCCGCCTCGAGCACGACCATGTCGCCCTGGCGGCGGTAGCGCTTGAGCGTGGTCTCGTAGCCCTCGACCATGGCCACGACGATACCGCCGGTCTCCGCGCTGGACGTTTCCCGGATCACGACGATGTCGCCGCTGTTGATCCCGGCGTCGATCATCGACTCGCCCTTGACCTCGAGCGCGTAATGGTTGCCCCGCCCGGAGAGCATCGAGCCCGGCACAGCGACGGTCACCGCCCCGTCCGCGATCGCCTCGATCGGCACGCCGGCGGCGATCTTGCCCATGACGGGCAGGCTCACGGCGGCGGCGGAGACCTCAATCGCGGCGGCGTGCGGCGGCGCGTCGGGGCGGTCGCCGTCGATCACGCGGGGGGCGAAGCCGGGCGCGGTGCCCGCCGTGCCGGCGAGGCTGTCGGGCAGTTTCACGATCTCGATGGCGCGCGCGCGATGGGCGAGGCGGCGGATGAAGCCGCGTTCCTCGAGCGCGGTGATCAGCCGGTGGATGCCGGATTTGGAGCGCAGGTCGAGCGCCTCCTTCATCTCGTCGAAGGAGGGCGGCACGCCGTCCCGCGCCATGCGCGTGTGGATGAAGTCCAAAAGCTGGAGTTGTTTCTTCGTCAGCATCTGCTCGCTCCTCTGTCCCGTCTCCTGCGGGTGTCGCCATTGCGCGCCGGTCGTGCCGCCGCCCCCGCGGGGATCCCGGAGCACCGGCACCGGCGGCTGCGCGCCCGATATGCGCATCCCGCCCGTTTCCGGCGCCCGCCCGAAGGCGACAGGTCCGCCCGTCTCCACGAGATGCCAGACGGCTTTCGACGCATGTTCTGAAAATGTTCTACCGGTGTTCCCGAAATGTGTCAACTTTCCTCTCCTTCGAAACGGAGGCGTCCGGCGCCTCGGGAGCAGGAAAGAGGGACAGCGGTTAATTCGGGGTTAAGCGTGCCGCGGCGGCGGGGCGGGCGCCTCAGATCGCGAGGTAATCGACCGGCTCGCCCCTGCGGCGGGCGGGATCGTGGGGCGGGCGCAGGATCAGCGCATCGGCGCGCGACAGGATCGAGACGAGCGAACTGTCCTGGCTGGCGAAGGGGCGGATGCCGCCGGCCTCGCGGATCGCGCGCATGTAATGGGTGCGCGGTCCGTTCGCGGCCACA
The nucleotide sequence above comes from Celeribacter indicus. Encoded proteins:
- the lexA gene encoding transcriptional repressor LexA translates to MLTKKQLQLLDFIHTRMARDGVPPSFDEMKEALDLRSKSGIHRLITALEERGFIRRLAHRARAIEIVKLPDSLAGTAGTAPGFAPRVIDGDRPDAPPHAAAIEVSAAAVSLPVMGKIAAGVPIEAIADGAVTVAVPGSMLSGRGNHYALEVKGESMIDAGINSGDIVVIRETSSAETGGIVVAMVEGYETTLKRYRRQGDMVVLEAANPAFEDRVLPADKVEVQGRLVGLIRSY